The genomic region CAAAAGGTATAAACTTTTTAAAGTCGAAATGTCCCTTTTTATAGTAGAGGTATGTACTACCCGACACCACAACTAAATTACAGACCAAGGCCAAAGAGCGAATTACAAAAAAACTAGCAAAAAAAAGCGTTAATAACGCCAAATAACTACTCCCTCCGCCAAAACCAACCGAAGAATAAAGCACGGCGATAACAAAAAAACAGAGTGATAAAATTAAAAGTGACTCAACTGTTAACTGCATAGTGCTGGTAATTATTTATGCCCCCTTCCAACTCATAAATAGGAGTATCCATTTCTTTTTGTAAAAAGTTGTATGCTTTACGGCTTCTTATTCCCGACTGACAAACCAAATACACAGGTTGAGAACTATTAATTTCCCCCCATCGCTGGGCCAGTTCTTGAAGCGGAATATTTTTTGATTTTTCAAAATGAAAAGTCTCAAATTCATCGGGGGTCCTAACATCAATAATTTGTAGCGTCTCTCTGCTATCCAAGCTGGAAATAAAAGCGTCTGCGGAAATCAAATGTGGCACCTTACAGGAAATCGCTTCATAAGAAGCTTCCAATACTGTTCGCTTCAAATTTTCAGGTTCCAACTGAAATCTAATTTGTTGGTATTGTTGCTGTAATCCATCGAACAACAAGAGTCTTCCTGCTAATGGCTTCCCAATCCCTGTGATTACTTTTACCGCTTCTAAAGCCTGTAAATTCCCAATAATTCCTGGCACTACGCCCAACACACCATTTTCATTGCAATTAGGCATTTCGTCACTGCCGGGCATGGTTGGAAACAAACATCGATAAGTGGGGCCATTTTTATAATTAAATACGCTCACCTGCCCCTCAAACTCGTGTAAAGCTCCATAAACAAAAGGTTTGTTTAAAATTACGCACGCATCGTTAATAAGGTAGCGAGCCGGGAAATTATCGGTAGCATCGATTACAATATCGTATTTTTTAATAATCTCTAGAGCATTCTCCCTGTTTAGAAAAGTAGCAAATCCAGTAATTTTGGTTTCGGAGTTTTGCTGCTGTAATTTTTCAGAAATCACATCCAACTTGGATTTTCCTACGTCGCCTTCAGCATACATTACCTGTCTTTGCAAATTGGAAATGTCTACAGTATCGTTCTCTACAATTCCCAAAGTACCGATGCCCATCGCATTTAAATATTGCAAAATAGGAACTCCAAGTCCGCCAGCACCTACTACCAAAACTTTGGCGTTTTTAAGTTTTTGTTGTGCTTCCGTACCAAAACTCTTTAAAACGGTTTGCCGTATGTATCTGCTATTATTCAATTTTATTAAGCTTTTGTAGTGCTTTTAAACGATCTTCTTCAGAATTTGCATTTAAAAGTACGTCATCTTGTAGAGGATTCACAATTTTGATCTTATTATTCAACAAAAATTTAACAGGGGATAAAGATTTTTCTTCCGCAATAAAATCCATAGCTGCCCTACATCCTTTTGGCTCCCAAATAGCACAAAGGGGTTCGGGGAGATTGTTTTTTTTGGAAGCAAAGGCAGTTACTAATTTTGCAGGATCCCGTTGTGATTTTAAAAACAATAGAGCTGTTTGGTTTAAAAGCGGTAAATCGGTCGCCAGCACTAACCAAGATGCTTCTTTATCGAAATTATATGCACTCAAAATACCATTAAATGGTCCTTGGTAGACATTTTCGTCTACTATCACATTTTTGTCCTGCTGAAATTCTTTTTTTTGATCTTGTCTAATACTGATAAAAACTTCGTCGCAAACTCCTTGGAGTAATTGGTATAAATATGTTCTTTGCGGAAGTCCATGGTAATTTATGAGTCCTTTATCGTGCCTCATTCTTCTACTCTGCCCACCAGCTAACACCAAGCCGTTCAACTTACCTATTGAAGTCACTTTTACCTCCAGATTTTTGCTCTAATTGAATGTTAGCGATTTTTATGTCGTGCGAAAGCGCTTTACACATATCGTAAATGGTGAGGGCACTTATAGAAACCCCCGTTAAAGCTTCCATCTCGACACCTGTGCGTTCTGTACACTTTACGGTACAATATATTTTTAGTGTATTTTCTTTAGGCTGAATATCGATATGAACCTTAGAAAGCGCCAATTGATGACAAAGCGGAATTAAATCGGCAGTTTTTTTTACCGCCTGGATTCCTGCAATAACTGCGGTTTGTATAATACTCCCTTTTTTATTCGAAAATTGATTGCTCCTTAGTGTTTCAAATACTTCCTTCGGGAAAAAAACTTCGCCGCTGGCGGTTGCTGTTCTTGCCGTTACCTTTTTATCGGAAACATCGACCATAGTGGCTTCACCTTGTTCGTTTATATGTGATAATTTGTTCATTTTGTTGTTGGTAATTTTGGATTATCTGGAATTCGAGTTATTCACTTTACGCAACTATTAATTGTTCGGATTCTGCCACTTCTAACTTGTTTCGAAATAAATTTTAAACTTTTTACAAAAAACGTACTTATACCTAGCGTTTATCCGCCAATGGAGGTCATGGAATTGTTAAAAACCCCTTTGTATTTTTGTTGCTCTTCAAAACCAGTTTTCGATCTACTCCCAATAGCCGCCAAGATATATTCCTGTATTTTACTATCGGAATTCTCAGTTCTTAATACCTCCCTTAGGTTCATTCTAGGTTTTCCATACAAACAGGTTATAACATCTCCCGTTGCCGAAATCCGGAGTCGGTTACAACTTCCGCAAAACGTCCTGGAAAAAGAAGGAATAAGTCCAAAAGTTCCTTGGTGACCCGCTATTTTATAATTAATGGAGGTTGATGTTTTTTCTGATTCCAGTTTTTCAATACCTTCAAAATTTTCTTGAATGTGATTGAATATGGTTTTATAATCCCATGTAATATGGTTGAAGGTTTTCGAACCTCCGTTAAATGGCATTTCTTCTAAAAACCGAACCGAAACTGGGTAGTACTTAGTAAGTTCGACCAAAGGAACTATCTCCTCTATATTCTGTTGATTCAAGGCAATACAATTGATACGCACATTAAATCCTTCAGAAATGAGTTTTATTAAATTTTCATGGACTATTTCGTATTGATTCCTTCTAGTGATACGCTCAAAAACTTCTTTATTGATGGCGTCTAGACTAACGTTAATGTTTTTAATGCCCAACGCTTTAAGCTCTTCAATATATGGGCCGATTAAAGTAGCATTTGTAGTAACGGAAATGTCTTTAAGACCCTCCAAAGAGGCCAAATGCCTAAACAATACCATTAGATCTTTTCGCACGAATGGCTCTCCACCAGTCAAACGGATTTTATCAATCCCTTGAGAAACCATTATGGTAGCGAGTTTACAGAGCTCTTCCATGGTAAAAAGATCGTCCCGTTTGGCAAAATTTATACCTTCTTCCGGCATGCAGTAATTACAGCGTAGATTGCAACGATCTGTTACCGCTAGCCTCAAATAGTTTATAACTCTATGATGGTTATCTATTAACATACGTTCTTATTCCTTTCAATAATAAGAAAACCCTTTTAGAATCCCTAAATTTCTACAAAACGAATAAAATTGTAAAATAATTACAAAATCAACCGCCGCTTACTGGTGGGATCAAAGCGATTTCATCATCTATGGTAATTCTATCATCGTCTTTAGCGTATTTGCTATTAACCGCAATGGCCAAAGAAGAAAGTTTGTCGAGTTCAGGAT from Galbibacter sp. BG1 harbors:
- the moaC gene encoding cyclic pyranopterin monophosphate synthase MoaC, whose protein sequence is MNKLSHINEQGEATMVDVSDKKVTARTATASGEVFFPKEVFETLRSNQFSNKKGSIIQTAVIAGIQAVKKTADLIPLCHQLALSKVHIDIQPKENTLKIYCTVKCTERTGVEMEALTGVSISALTIYDMCKALSHDIKIANIQLEQKSGGKSDFNR
- a CDS encoding NTP transferase domain-containing protein, which translates into the protein MTSIGKLNGLVLAGGQSRRMRHDKGLINYHGLPQRTYLYQLLQGVCDEVFISIRQDQKKEFQQDKNVIVDENVYQGPFNGILSAYNFDKEASWLVLATDLPLLNQTALLFLKSQRDPAKLVTAFASKKNNLPEPLCAIWEPKGCRAAMDFIAEEKSLSPVKFLLNNKIKIVNPLQDDVLLNANSEEDRLKALQKLNKIE
- the moaA gene encoding GTP 3',8-cyclase MoaA — protein: MLIDNHHRVINYLRLAVTDRCNLRCNYCMPEEGINFAKRDDLFTMEELCKLATIMVSQGIDKIRLTGGEPFVRKDLMVLFRHLASLEGLKDISVTTNATLIGPYIEELKALGIKNINVSLDAINKEVFERITRRNQYEIVHENLIKLISEGFNVRINCIALNQQNIEEIVPLVELTKYYPVSVRFLEEMPFNGGSKTFNHITWDYKTIFNHIQENFEGIEKLESEKTSTSINYKIAGHQGTFGLIPSFSRTFCGSCNRLRISATGDVITCLYGKPRMNLREVLRTENSDSKIQEYILAAIGSRSKTGFEEQQKYKGVFNNSMTSIGG
- a CDS encoding MoaD/ThiS family protein — protein: MNILMFGVTKEIVGTDSLYVAATEKVKNVADLKTYLKGKYPELDKLSSLAIAVNSKYAKDDDRITIDDEIALIPPVSGG
- the moeB gene encoding HesA/MoeB/ThiF family protein — encoded protein: MNNSRYIRQTVLKSFGTEAQQKLKNAKVLVVGAGGLGVPILQYLNAMGIGTLGIVENDTVDISNLQRQVMYAEGDVGKSKLDVISEKLQQQNSETKITGFATFLNRENALEIIKKYDIVIDATDNFPARYLINDACVILNKPFVYGALHEFEGQVSVFNYKNGPTYRCLFPTMPGSDEMPNCNENGVLGVVPGIIGNLQALEAVKVITGIGKPLAGRLLLFDGLQQQYQQIRFQLEPENLKRTVLEASYEAISCKVPHLISADAFISSLDSRETLQIIDVRTPDEFETFHFEKSKNIPLQELAQRWGEINSSQPVYLVCQSGIRSRKAYNFLQKEMDTPIYELEGGINNYQHYAVNS